ATTCCCTACCCCCATCGAATTACGTTCCATGGAAGCCCAGGATATCGTTGAAGGATGGAAAACAAAAATGAAGCGACACGCTGGACTAAAAAAAGCCCAATCACTAGTTGAATTAGCTAAGCATTCTGTTGGTAATCAACAAGCACATGATGCTTATAAATTACACCTAGAACAATTGCTTGAAGAATTTGATCTCGCTACAGTTCAACTTGAAAGAGTTGAAAAAGAAGTGACTGGTGTACTCGAACAAATTACATTCGCAAATAAACTACTTGCCATTAAAGGAATTAGTGAAATTTCACTAGCTGGCATTTTAGGAGAAGCAGGAGATCTAAGCGGCTTCTCTCACGGTAATTCCCTATTGCGATACGCGGGATTACATCTAGCAGAAGCTAGCTCGGGTAAATGGAAAGGACAAATTGTCATTTCTAAACGCGGCAGATCCCGGCTACGACGTTTCTTGTATTTAGCGACCATGAGCCTTGTCATGAACAATCCTGAATTTAAAGAGCTTCACTCCAATAATGTGAAAGTAAAAAAAATGAAAAAAATGAAATCAATTATGAAACTGCTTGGGAAACTTGCACGAATATTAGTTGGAATATCTCGAAAAAATGAGTCTTATTGTCCTAATAAAGTTCACGCTTTAGAACCTCTAGCAGCATAAAGCTTATTCTAAACACAAGGAATTCCATTAAAATTTTAAGGAGTACTAAAAGTAAGTAATTACCCGTTAATTTTTTATTGAATGT
The window above is part of the Bacillus sp. FJAT-45037 genome. Proteins encoded here:
- a CDS encoding IS110 family transposase yields the protein MKFKMQDKQNQLIERISDKHLVVGVDIAQQVHVARAVNFRGIVVGDPLSFENNEEGFTRLLQWINELKETKNFNTSIVGMEPTGHYWLNLSKWLYEQNVDVVTVNPHLVKKNKENRDNTQSKSDKKDALVIADMVKNGYYAFIRPTPEAFEKLRVLMANRDVIVKRLVSSINQLNRWVDLIFPELRQVFKDIKGKGAIATLRLFPTPIELRSMEAQDIVEGWKTKMKRHAGLKKAQSLVELAKHSVGNQQAHDAYKLHLEQLLEEFDLATVQLERVEKEVTGVLEQITFANKLLAIKGISEISLAGILGEAGDLSGFSHGNSLLRYAGLHLAEASSGKWKGQIVISKRGRSRLRRFLYLATMSLVMNNPEFKELHSNNVKVKKMKKMKSIMKLLGKLARILVGISRKNESYCPNKVHALEPLAA